The Bacteroidota bacterium genome contains a region encoding:
- the glpK gene encoding glycerol kinase GlpK, producing MPYLLALDQGTTSSRAIVFDQAGRIRAVAQKEFTQLFPQPGWVEHDPQEIWSSQVGVASEAMTRAGLRPRDFAAIGITNQRETTLIWDRATGEPIHPAIVWQDRRTAAFCDQLKADGHADTFREKTGLVIDSYFSGTKVRWLLEHVEGARERAEAGELAFGTIDSWLVWNLTGGTAQKGACHLTDVTNASRTLLFNIHTGDWDDDLLDLLGIPRALLPEVRSSSEVYGSTADGLFSAAIPIAGIAGDQQAATFGQRCTQPGMAKNTYGTGCFMLMHTGTEAVPSKNNLLTTVAWKLGDAPMEYALEGSVFIAGAVVQWLRDGLELIRDAAEVEALALSVDDNGGVYLVPAFAGLGAPHWDQYARGTLVGMTRGTTKGHIARAALEGIAYQVADVLDAMQKDAGLAIQELRVDGGAAANNLLMQFQSDILQAPIVRPAVTETTALGAAYLAGLAVGLWDDPSEIDQQWQADRRFAPEREADAVGHLRGGWTRALDRARGWAEE from the coding sequence ATGCCGTATCTCCTCGCGCTCGACCAGGGCACCACGTCGTCCCGGGCCATCGTTTTTGACCAAGCTGGCCGGATCAGAGCAGTAGCTCAGAAAGAGTTCACCCAGCTTTTTCCCCAGCCAGGATGGGTCGAGCACGATCCACAGGAAATCTGGTCATCGCAGGTCGGGGTCGCCTCGGAGGCGATGACGCGCGCTGGACTGCGGCCTCGCGACTTCGCCGCGATCGGCATCACGAACCAGCGCGAGACGACCCTGATCTGGGACCGCGCTACGGGCGAGCCGATTCACCCGGCCATCGTCTGGCAAGACCGGCGAACGGCAGCCTTCTGCGACCAGCTGAAAGCCGACGGCCACGCGGACACGTTCCGCGAGAAGACCGGCCTAGTCATCGACAGCTATTTCTCGGGCACGAAGGTCCGGTGGCTCCTCGAACACGTCGAAGGTGCCCGGGAACGTGCGGAAGCGGGAGAGCTTGCGTTTGGGACCATCGACAGCTGGCTCGTCTGGAATCTCACGGGCGGCACGGCGCAGAAGGGTGCGTGCCACCTCACCGACGTCACCAACGCCAGCCGCACGCTCCTCTTCAACATCCACACCGGCGACTGGGACGACGACCTCCTAGACCTGCTGGGCATCCCGCGGGCGCTGCTGCCGGAGGTACGCTCGTCGTCGGAGGTCTACGGCTCGACAGCCGATGGCCTGTTTTCGGCAGCCATCCCCATCGCAGGCATCGCGGGCGATCAGCAGGCGGCGACGTTCGGCCAGCGGTGCACGCAGCCCGGCATGGCGAAGAACACCTACGGCACCGGCTGCTTCATGTTGATGCACACCGGCACCGAGGCGGTACCGTCGAAGAACAACCTCCTCACGACGGTCGCCTGGAAGCTGGGCGACGCGCCGATGGAATATGCCCTCGAAGGCTCGGTTTTCATCGCCGGGGCTGTGGTGCAGTGGCTCCGCGACGGCCTCGAACTGATCCGCGACGCCGCCGAAGTCGAAGCCCTCGCCCTCTCGGTGGACGACAACGGCGGCGTCTACCTCGTCCCCGCCTTTGCCGGGCTAGGCGCGCCCCACTGGGACCAGTACGCCCGCGGCACGCTCGTCGGCATGACGCGTGGGACCACCAAGGGACACATTGCCCGCGCAGCGCTCGAAGGCATCGCCTACCAGGTCGCCGACGTGCTCGACGCGATGCAGAAAGACGCCGGGCTCGCCATCCAGGAGCTGCGCGTTGACGGCGGCGCGGCGGCGAACAACCTGCTCATGCAGTTCCAGTCGGACATCCTACAAGCCCCCATCGTGCGCCCCGCCGTGACCGAGACGACCGCGCTGGGGGCGGCGTACCTCGCCGGGCTCGCTGTCGGCCTCTGGGACGACCCGTCTGAGATCGACCAGCAGTGGCAGGCCGACCGCCGTTTCGCGCCCGAACGCGAGGCGGATGCCGTCGGCCATCTGCGCGGCGGCTGGACCCGCGCCCTCGACCGCGCCCGCGGCTGGGCGGAAGAGTAA